A single region of the Elizabethkingia sp. JS20170427COW genome encodes:
- a CDS encoding OstA-like protein — protein MNKFFLLFLFCCFWGWGQQKKAVSPALKKDVFFNKKNAKKPTAPPSKIELKNADSTNVKAELYDGNPYFEGHVELHHEGSILKSDLVILYQKENFVKAIGHVDITNPDGTHLVSDEAEYDGNTQKAIARGNVVLTDPNQRIETETLYYDRITGTAYFNENGTIYVPKDNSVIHTKLGTYYVREQRIIFDENYRIDNDQYITEGKNVNYLRGEGVAIFHGPTTVTNKQKPSNYVYTEEGKYNMNTKEVFLHKNSYIKYNGKILTGDDMFFNQLTGFGKATGNVKLDDPAENRLLLGGYGEIYEKKDSAMVTQKPYAIKIFKNDSAYIAAQTIIAYQKPDSTGKVKKSYLKAYKQARMFKTNGQGRADSLSYNETDGIMHFVGKPIFWTGEKQVTGDIIKAYSNPELEQVDSIHVEGNAFAISKADSLNLKDEFNQVKGNLMTVYLKDNELDQAHVVGNAVSIVYADNQDSKTKTTERIGINYSTCGIIKVKFTNRKVETISCEIGALSDTYPMSKISKEKRFFPDFNWNTKDRPKRWQDIFLNTPNYPETQYTSENPLYDAAQAIIQKQEEEKKAKEPKRIKKE, from the coding sequence ATGAACAAGTTTTTCTTACTGTTTTTATTCTGTTGTTTTTGGGGGTGGGGGCAACAAAAGAAAGCTGTTTCTCCAGCTTTGAAAAAAGATGTGTTTTTTAATAAAAAAAATGCTAAAAAACCTACTGCTCCACCTAGCAAAATAGAATTGAAAAATGCAGATAGCACCAATGTAAAAGCAGAATTATATGATGGAAACCCTTATTTTGAAGGGCATGTAGAACTCCACCATGAGGGAAGTATCTTAAAATCGGACTTGGTGATTCTTTATCAAAAAGAAAACTTTGTAAAAGCTATTGGACATGTAGATATTACCAATCCAGATGGAACCCATCTCGTTTCCGATGAAGCTGAATATGATGGAAATACTCAAAAAGCAATTGCCAGAGGTAATGTAGTGCTTACCGACCCTAATCAAAGGATAGAGACCGAAACATTATACTACGATAGGATTACAGGAACAGCTTATTTTAATGAAAACGGAACTATATATGTACCCAAAGACAATAGTGTTATCCATACCAAATTAGGAACTTACTATGTAAGAGAACAAAGAATTATTTTTGATGAAAACTATCGTATAGATAACGATCAGTACATTACAGAGGGCAAAAATGTAAACTATTTACGTGGAGAGGGAGTTGCTATTTTTCATGGACCCACTACGGTTACCAATAAGCAGAAACCTTCTAACTATGTTTATACGGAAGAAGGAAAATATAATATGAACACCAAAGAAGTTTTCCTTCATAAAAATTCATATATCAAATATAATGGTAAAATCCTTACAGGGGATGATATGTTCTTCAACCAATTAACAGGTTTTGGAAAGGCTACGGGAAATGTGAAATTAGATGACCCTGCTGAAAACAGATTGCTATTAGGAGGATATGGCGAAATCTATGAGAAAAAAGATTCAGCGATGGTAACCCAAAAGCCTTATGCTATTAAGATTTTTAAAAACGATTCTGCCTATATTGCTGCTCAAACAATTATTGCATATCAAAAGCCTGATAGTACAGGAAAGGTGAAGAAGAGCTATTTAAAAGCCTATAAACAAGCAAGGATGTTTAAAACCAATGGGCAAGGACGGGCAGATTCTTTATCTTATAACGAAACCGATGGTATTATGCACTTTGTAGGGAAACCTATTTTTTGGACTGGAGAAAAGCAAGTAACTGGCGATATCATCAAAGCTTATTCTAATCCAGAGCTAGAACAGGTAGATTCTATTCATGTTGAGGGAAATGCCTTCGCTATTAGTAAGGCAGATTCTTTGAATTTAAAAGATGAATTCAACCAAGTAAAAGGAAACTTGATGACGGTTTACCTAAAGGATAATGAGCTAGACCAAGCTCATGTGGTGGGAAATGCCGTTTCTATCGTATATGCCGATAATCAAGATTCTAAAACCAAAACAACAGAACGTATAGGAATTAATTATTCTACCTGTGGTATTATAAAAGTGAAATTCACGAATAGAAAAGTAGAAACCATCAGTTGCGAGATTGGTGCACTCTCCGATACCTATCCTATGAGTAAGATTTCTAAAGAAAAAAGATTTTTCCCAGATTTTAATTGGAATACTAAGGATAGACCGAAGCGTTGGCAAGATATCTTCTTAAATACTCCTAATTATCCAGAGACTCAATATACTTCGGAAAACCCATTGTATGATGCTGCTCAGGCAATTATTCAGAAACAAGAAGAGGAGAAAAAGGCCAAAGAGCCCAAGCGAATAAAAAAAGAATAA
- a CDS encoding aspartate aminotransferase family protein, whose translation MKSEFFKYQAQTTAFASGFEVEKAEGSYIYGKDGRAYLDFVAGVSANTLGHSHPKVIQAIKEQADKYLHVMVYGEYAQEKPVAVCKLLAEATPAPLEVTYLVNSGAEAIDGALKLAKRYTGREEIIAFKDAYHGNTHGALSVAGNEAHKREFRPLLPMVNFIEFNNREDFAQITEKTACVIVETIQGAAGFIMPEGDYFQQLKKRCEEVGALLILDEIQPGFGRTGKLFAFEHYGIVPDILVMGKGMGGGVPVGAFMSSKEIMSSLSHSPKLGHITTFGGNALIAASSYATISEVLESNLMAEALEKEKLFRSLLVDPKIKNINGKGLMLAVDLGTPEYCLQVAARCMEKGLIVFWQLYKNNYMRITPPLTISPEEIEKGCRIIIDTLNEI comes from the coding sequence ATGAAATCAGAATTTTTTAAATACCAAGCACAAACCACTGCTTTTGCTTCGGGATTCGAGGTGGAAAAGGCAGAAGGGTCATACATATACGGAAAAGATGGAAGAGCTTACCTAGATTTTGTCGCAGGAGTTTCTGCAAATACTCTAGGACACTCTCACCCAAAAGTGATTCAGGCAATTAAGGAGCAGGCAGATAAATACCTTCACGTAATGGTGTATGGCGAATATGCTCAGGAAAAACCCGTTGCTGTTTGCAAGTTGTTAGCAGAGGCAACCCCAGCACCTTTGGAGGTTACCTATTTGGTTAATAGCGGGGCAGAGGCAATAGATGGAGCTTTAAAGTTAGCCAAAAGATATACGGGACGCGAGGAGATTATTGCATTTAAAGATGCTTATCACGGAAATACCCATGGGGCTTTAAGCGTTGCTGGGAACGAGGCTCATAAAAGAGAATTCCGTCCGTTGCTTCCAATGGTTAATTTTATTGAATTTAACAATAGAGAGGATTTTGCTCAGATTACTGAAAAAACCGCTTGTGTAATTGTTGAAACCATCCAAGGAGCGGCTGGATTTATCATGCCAGAAGGAGATTATTTTCAACAACTTAAAAAGAGATGTGAAGAAGTAGGAGCTCTTTTAATTTTAGATGAAATACAACCTGGCTTCGGTAGAACAGGTAAACTGTTCGCCTTTGAGCACTATGGTATTGTCCCAGATATTTTGGTGATGGGAAAAGGCATGGGAGGAGGCGTCCCGGTAGGAGCTTTTATGTCCAGTAAGGAAATCATGTCCAGTTTATCCCATTCTCCTAAATTGGGACATATTACAACCTTTGGAGGAAATGCTTTAATTGCGGCATCTTCTTATGCAACGATTTCTGAAGTGTTAGAGTCTAATTTGATGGCCGAGGCTTTAGAAAAAGAAAAACTTTTCAGATCTCTATTAGTGGACCCTAAGATTAAAAACATTAACGGAAAAGGACTTATGCTAGCCGTAGATTTAGGGACTCCTGAATATTGCTTGCAAGTTGCGGCTCGTTGCATGGAGAAAGGACTTATCGTTTTTTGGCAACTTTATAAGAATAATTATATGAGAATTACGCCTCCTCTAACAATTTCCCCTGAAGAAATAGAAAAAGGTTGTCGTATTATTATAGATACTCTCAATGAAATATAA
- a CDS encoding START-like domain-containing protein, with product MAKTKIHLEYPMHCQSEILYEYLASAEGLAEWFAEEVVEKGDDFYFSWGGGEPEKATMIRYKPEGFVRYRWEADEGTKYFFEMTIVVDEITNDLSLNITDFADEGDEEEVQQYWDNLIENLQIKLGAA from the coding sequence ATGGCGAAAACAAAAATACATCTGGAGTATCCCATGCATTGTCAATCCGAAATATTGTATGAATACCTTGCTAGTGCTGAAGGTTTGGCAGAATGGTTTGCGGAAGAAGTTGTAGAAAAAGGAGATGATTTTTACTTCAGTTGGGGAGGAGGCGAACCAGAAAAGGCGACAATGATACGATATAAACCTGAAGGATTTGTAAGATACAGATGGGAAGCAGATGAGGGAACAAAGTATTTTTTTGAGATGACCATAGTAGTTGATGAAATTACCAATGATCTTTCTCTTAATATTACCGACTTTGCAGATGAAGGCGACGAGGAAGAAGTACAACAATACTGGGACAACCTTATTGAAAATTTACAAATTAAATTAGGAGCTGCTTAA
- a CDS encoding aminotransferase class IV: MIQFFQNKQKDPADRAFLYGDGIWVTFYLRNSLLILAEESYFYVMASMRKLRMDIPQSYTLEFFTELLTKEVIEKGVKNARIKFFVYRASSAQQNLAKNNVEFYFEVQEVEDILKAEKDYELDLIKEINVNTNLFSNIHVHSPENIYADIYAKENDLDDVILLNPEKRVARTSQGNILLINENTIRIPKLTEGAYISPLLESFVQFLDKNRKALISESEIIAFETQKADEILLISETTGIHHVTKVRNKEFKTSHFQDLLQAWRESS; the protein is encoded by the coding sequence ATGATACAGTTTTTTCAAAATAAACAAAAAGACCCGGCAGACCGGGCTTTTTTATATGGTGATGGGATTTGGGTTACTTTCTATCTTAGAAATAGCCTTCTCATTTTAGCTGAGGAAAGCTATTTTTATGTAATGGCTTCCATGCGTAAGTTGAGAATGGATATTCCCCAATCTTATACTTTAGAGTTCTTTACCGAACTACTTACTAAGGAAGTGATAGAAAAGGGAGTAAAAAATGCAAGGATTAAATTTTTTGTGTATCGAGCTTCTTCAGCACAACAGAATTTAGCAAAGAATAATGTGGAATTCTATTTTGAAGTTCAAGAAGTAGAAGATATCCTGAAAGCGGAAAAGGATTATGAATTAGATCTTATTAAAGAGATTAATGTAAATACCAATCTGTTTAGTAATATCCATGTACATAGCCCAGAAAATATCTATGCTGATATTTACGCAAAGGAAAATGATTTAGACGATGTCATCCTCCTTAACCCAGAAAAAAGAGTAGCAAGAACCAGCCAAGGAAACATCCTTCTTATTAATGAGAATACGATTCGCATTCCGAAGCTTACGGAAGGAGCTTATATTTCTCCTTTATTAGAGTCTTTTGTTCAGTTTTTAGATAAAAATAGAAAAGCACTTATCTCGGAATCCGAAATTATTGCTTTTGAAACCCAAAAGGCAGATGAGATATTATTAATATCCGAAACCACAGGAATTCATCATGTGACCAAGGTGAGGAATAAGGAGTTTAAGACTTCTCACTTCCAAGACCTCCTGCAAGCGTGGAGAGAATCCTCCTAA
- the groES gene encoding co-chaperone GroES, whose amino-acid sequence MSISIKPITGSQVRIIIKPQPAETKTASGLFIPDTAKEKPQQGEVVAVGNDLKDEIATVKVGDKVLYGKYSGTELKWEGEDYLIMREADILAVIG is encoded by the coding sequence ATGTCTATTAGTATTAAACCAATCACAGGCTCTCAAGTGAGAATTATTATCAAGCCTCAACCGGCAGAAACTAAAACTGCTTCAGGTTTATTTATCCCTGATACTGCTAAAGAAAAACCACAACAAGGAGAAGTAGTAGCAGTAGGTAACGATTTGAAAGATGAGATAGCTACAGTAAAAGTAGGTGATAAAGTCCTATATGGTAAATACAGCGGAACCGAGCTAAAATGGGAAGGCGAAGATTACCTTATTATGAGAGAAGCTGATATCCTTGCGGTAATAGGATAG